A genomic window from Glycine soja cultivar W05 chromosome 10, ASM419377v2, whole genome shotgun sequence includes:
- the LOC114369181 gene encoding uncharacterized protein LOC114369181: protein MTSSVKSSEEYKEVSHDFELEEEEELFEIDLEAVNCIPPPHFLESCYYTSTGNIALLANCLLPISDVSKAIPAVSFEERTNVVLITEPTSLGEYLRLPFLGTLGVIHEKMEAQFHFQFQR from the coding sequence atgacTTCTTCAGTTAAGAGTTCAGAAGAGTACAAAGAAGTTTCTCATGATTTTGAAttggaggaggaagaggaattGTTTGAGATTGATCTTGAGGCAGTGAATTGCATTCCACCACCCCATTTCTTGGAAAGTTGTTACTACACTTCCACAGGGAATATTGCCCTTTTGGCCAATTGTTTGTTACCCATATCTGATGTCTCTAAAGCTATTCCTGCAGTGTCTTTTGAAGAGAGGACCAATGTTGTGTTGATTACAGAGCCCACATCGTTGGGGGAGTATCTTAGGCTACCCTTCTTGGGGACTCTTGGAGTTATACACGAGAAAATGGAAGCACAATTTCATTTCCAGTTTCAGCGTTAG
- the LOC114371289 gene encoding uncharacterized protein LOC114371289 codes for MRMKALVAKAHSICMPREAVVDDVFTDAEGFPGGSHDTSVLMYYVYHVATKERPKLKLSSHGRKVDKFGMPAPKIEGLVERWHKETTSFHLLVGEVIITLDDVASLLHLPITGAFHNFEALHVDKVVLLLVELLECWIYEHFPFVAYSIAVKDYHERKPPVCRWKSGKALPVSTYHKRLDRLMSNVTCWIPYGDHRAFREFEIISLFSRHIRWGPSIIIHRPERVVRQFGYVQTIPPHPVASSLCIEDIDDRWI; via the exons ATGCGGATGAAGGCCCTAGTGGCGAAGGCCCACAGCATATGCATG CCTCGAGAAGCAGTTGTTGATGATGTATTTACTGATGCCGAGGGTTTTCCAGGCGGGTCCCATGACACATCAGTTTTGATGTACTATGTTTATCATGTGGCAACAAAA GAACGTCCTAAGCTAAAGTTatcctcccatggaaggaagGTTGATAAATTTGGCATGCCTGCTCCAAAGATTGAAGGCTTAGTG GAGAGGTGGCATAAGGAAACTACTAGTTTCCATCTTCTTGTAGGAGAGGTGATTATCACCCTCGACGATGTGGCATCGTTGCTACATCTTCCGATTACAGGGGCCTTCCACAACTTCGAGGCTCTGCATGTGGACAAAGTTGTCTTGCTATTAGTTGAATTACTTGAA TGTTGGATCTATGAACACTTTCCTTTTGTTGCTTATTCTATTGCTGTCAAAGATTACCATGAAAGGAAACCACCTGTCTGTCGTTGGAAGTCTGGGAAGGCATTACCAGTTTCGACATATCACAAGCGTTTGGATAGATTGATGTCTAATGTTACGTGTTGGATTCCCTATGGTGACCACCGTGCATTCAGAGAGTTTGAGATTATCTCTTTATTTTCCAGACATATCAGATGGGGTCCATCTATTATCATACATCGACCAGAGAGGGTTGTACGACAATTTGGGTATGTGCAGACCATTCCTCCACACCCTGTTGCTTCTTCTCTATGTATTGAAGACATCGATGATAGATGGATTTAG
- the LOC114369737 gene encoding protein CENTRORADIALIS-like: MARMSTDPLIIGRVIGDVLGSFTPTIKMTVTYNKKQVYNGYEFFPSTITTRPRVEIGGGDMRSFYTLIMTDPDVPGPSDPYLREHLHWMVTDIPGTTNASFGKVLVSYEMPNPNIGIHRYVFVLLKQKRRQCVTRPPSSRDHFNTRKFSAENDLGLPVAAVYFNAQRETAARRR; encoded by the exons ATGGCAAGGATGTCGACAGATCCTCTAATTATTGGGAGAGTCATAGGAGATGTTCTTGGCTCTTTCACCCCAACCATAAAAATGACCGTAACTTACAATAAGAAGCAAGTCTACAATGGGTACGAGTTCTTCCCTTCCACAATTACCACAAGGCCAAGGGTTGAGATTGGTGGAGGAGATATGAGGTCCTTCTATACACtg ATTATGACAGACCCGGATGTCCCTGGCCCTAGTGATCCTTACCTGAGAGAGCATTTGCACTG GATGGTGACAGACATTCCAGGCACAACAAATGCCTCATTTG ggAAAGTGTTGGTGAGCTATGAGATGCCAAACCCTAACATTGGGATACACAGGTATGTGTTTGTCCTGTTGAAGCAAAAACGTAGGCAGTGTGTAACTCGTCCACCTTCTTCAAGGGATCACTTCAACACTCGCAAATTCTCAGCTGAGAATGACCTTGGCCTCCCTGTTGCTGCTGTCTACTTCAATGCACAGAGGGAAACTGCTGCAAGAAGACGCTAG